Proteins encoded together in one Prunus dulcis chromosome 3, ALMONDv2, whole genome shotgun sequence window:
- the LOC117620808 gene encoding putative FBD-associated F-box protein At5g22720 produces MMLKRALQNLRVPSESKRKRISSTVYDKTCAIDLCAEASGAHRKRRREQFSIIDKNVKLKKQQTAKDSNSVDKRVASMDYISQLPDTVIHIILSLLRSTKDAARTSILSKRWRDLWTSFSVLTFDQRTFQELEGVQSMENCNEVFKQFIDKSLQSHLDRKLGIYKFVLHLTSYDPALVHHMERWFGLAAENNAKELGFHVHVNGTRRYILPKNVFVAEGITGLRLQGCKLETCTIIKLPHLQKLYLRNLRVDQLIIMNLISSCPLIDDLRLIQCSGLSCLDISSLLKLDRVEVHCCNVLKKIDITAPSLQAFWYSGKKQVSCKINLKDCESLKRLKLEDSRMTNNQFHGRFFSFPLLEKLELSNCLKLTNIRIGSHWLNRLVLRGCKNLEEAEIDTPNLLSFEYQGDKFPFSFLNPKCLKEVKLSFAPMEDRKLKLNLKSEPLWFPKLREFLGKFDHKGLKLVVRTSKNVIIHEDFGEILLSTCGGLKIEMVQSSVGTEELLDISLHKGHPQTLSIMSSSSSEFPKLVHEKIINRKEAPTCCTSNNPNNKCWRHFLKDAKMVNLKGAKGKNDSESMAWLKSRPNANKIACFRLEWKSDKDGRKASR; encoded by the exons ATGATGTTGAAGAGAGCCCTGCAGAATCTGAGAGTACCTTCagaaagtaaaaggaaaagaatcTCTAGCACGGTATATGATAAAACCTGTGCTATTGATTTGTGTGCAGAAGCATCTGGAGCTCACAGAAAACGAAGGAGGGAACAATTTAGTATCATTGACAAGAACGTTAAGCTTAAAAAGCAGCAAACTGCTAAAGATTCAAATAGCGTGGACAAAAGAGTTGCATCCATGGATTATATCTCACAATTGCCTGATACTGTCATCCATatcatcctctctctccttcgtAGTACAAAAGATGCTGCTCGAACCAGTATCTTGTCTAAGAGGTGGAGGGACTTGTGGACCTCTTTCTCTGTTTTGACATTCGACCAACGGACTTTTCAAGAACTAGAGGGAGTTCAAAGTATGGAGAACTGCAATGAGGTGTTTAAGCAGTTTATTGATAAGTCTCTCCAGAGCCACCTGGATCGTAAGTTAggtatatataaatttgttcTACATTTAACCTCCTATGATCCAGCATTGGTTCATCATATGGAACGGTGGTTTGGACTTGCAGCTGAAAATAACGCAAAAGAACTAGGTTTCCATGTTCATGTGAATGGAACTAGGCGCTACATTTTGCCCAAGAATGTCTTTGTTGCAGAAGGAATAACTGGATTAAGGCTGCAAGGCTGTAAACTTGAAACTTGCACTATTATAAAGCTTCCTCATCTGCAAAAGCTATATCTGCGAAATCTTCGTGTTGATCAACTGATAATTATGAATCTCATTTCCAGCTGCCCTctaattgatgatttgagaCTCATACAATGCTCGGGGTTAAGTTGTTTGGACATTTCAAGTCTTCTTAAACTTGATAGGGTTGAGGTACACTGCTGCAATGTACTCAAGAAGATAGATATTACAGCTCCTAGTCTTCAAGCATTTTGGTATTCTGGGAAGAAACAAGTGTCCTGCAAAATTAACTTGAAAGATTGCGAGTCTCTGAAAAGGCTGAAACTAGAAGACAGTAGAATGACAAACAACCAGTTTCATGGTCGATTCTTCAGTTTTCCTCTCCTAGAGAAACTGGAGCTAAGTAACTGTCTCAAGTTGACGAATATAAGAATTGGAAGTCATTGGCTGAACAGACTAGTCTTAAGAGGTTGCAAGAATCTAGAGGAAGCGGAGATCGATACTCcaaatcttctttcatttgagTATCAAGGTGATAAattccccttttcttttctgaatcCTAAGTGTTTGAAGGAGGTCAAGCTTTCATTTGCACCAATGGAAGATAGGAAGCTAAAACTTAACCTCAAATCTGAGCCTCTTTGGTTTCCTAAGTTGCGAGAATTTCTTGGGAAGTTCGACCATAAAGGCTTGAAACTGGTTGTGCGCACCAGTAAG AATGTCATCATCCATGAAGATTTTGGAGAAATTTTGCTTTCTACATGCGGTGGtctcaaaattgaaatggtcCAATCTTCAGTGGGTACTGAAGAACTATTAGATATTTCATTGCATAAAGGACATCCACAGACCCTATCTATAATGTCATCTTCCAGCAGTGAATTCCCAAAG TTGGTACATGAGAAGATTATCAATAGAAAGGAGGCTCCAACCTGCTGCACAAGTAATAATCCCAACAACAAGTGTTGGCGACACttcttgaaggatgccaagaTGGTGAACTTGAAAGGGGCTAAAGGCAAAAATGACTCTGAGTCGATGGCTTGGTTGAAGTCACGTCCAAATGCTAACAAGATTGCTTGTTTTAGATTGGAGTGGAAATCTGACAAAGATGGTAGGAAGGCGTCCCGCTAA